A single Anopheles maculipalpis chromosome 3RL, idAnoMacuDA_375_x, whole genome shotgun sequence DNA region contains:
- the LOC126563135 gene encoding cuticle protein 7-like, protein MNVFPVTSTVLMMIAVSSAYVTGNGYKILTKHSSQYFGNGANSIDSYQPLGVGAGYSEAGLVGYKSYQDGGYPEIGYDYSDHYAYPKYKYDYGVQDAHTGDHKSQWEIRDGDVVKGGYTLYDADGTKRVVEYSADKHKGFNAVVKKIGHASHPQVYKTEHGISGGGYDEAEGYSYSNINQHL, encoded by the exons ATGAACGTGTTTCCG GTGACTTCGAcagtgctgatgatgatagcAGTAAGCAGTGCATATGTCACAGGCAACGGATACAAAATCCTTACCAAACATTCGTCGCAATACTTTGGTAATGGAGCAAACTCGATCGATTCCTATCAACCGCTGGGTGTTGGCGCGGGATACAGTGAAGCTGGTCTAGTCGGTTACAAATCATACCAGGATGGAGGTTATCCGGAAATTGGTTATGACTACAGCGATCACTACGCTTACCCGAAGTACAAGTACGACTATGGTGTGCAAGACGCACACACCGGTGACCACAAGAGCCAGTGGGAGATTCGGGATGGAGATGTCGTCAAGGGTGGCTACACGCTGTACGATGCCGACGGTACGAAGCGTGTGGTTGAGTATAGCGCAGACAAGCACAAGGGATTCAACGCCGTAGTTAAAAAGATTGGCCATGCGAGCCACCCGCAGGTGTACAAGACGGAGCACGGCATTTCCGGCGGTGGCTATGACGAAGCGGAAGGTTACAGCTACAGCAACATCAACCAACATCTGTAA
- the LOC126563090 gene encoding cuticle protein 19-like gives MFRFASCFALVAIATAAYIPSGNGHSSSKHAARKVFHHAAEDEPKASSAEHHQAHHHHEEHDHFVDYYAPINYKFEYGVKDPHTGDHKTHWEERDGDVVKGAYTVLDADGSSRLVEYTADPHHGFNAVVKKIEHAHIPKKEHHVAPAHEEPQEEHQHHHNHEADEQVSHKHQHHFHHYQMPEHHGYGYGKGY, from the exons ATGTTCCGA TTTGCTAGCTGCTTTGCCCTGGTAGCCATTGCTACGGCTGCCTACATCCCATCCGGTAATGGACATTCTAGCTCGAAGCATGCTGCCAGGAAGGTTTTCCATCACGCTGCGGAGGACGAACCGAAGGCGTCATCGGCAGAACATCACCAGGCGCATCATCACCACGAAGAGCACGATCACTTTGTCGATTATTATGCGCCCATCAACTATAAGTTTGAGTACGGCGTTAAGGACCCTCACACCGGTGATCACAAGACGCACTGGGAGGAACGTGATGGAGATGTGGTGAAGGGTGCTTATACTGTTCTGGATGCTGATGGTAGCTCCCGATTGGTCGAGTATACGGCAGATCCTCACCATGGGTTTAACGCCGTGGTGAAGAAGAtcgaacacgcacacatcccGAAGAAGGAGCATCATGTTGCTCCGGCTCATGAGGAACCACAGGAggagcatcagcatcatcataacCACGAGGCTGATGAGCAGGTTTCGCATAAGCATCAGCATCACTTTCATCACTATCAGATGCCCGAGCATCATGGGTATGGGTATGGCAAGGGCTATTAG
- the LOC126563305 gene encoding cuticle protein 19-like produces MMKITIAALALLAVAVAAYEHEDYHSHPSYKFEYGVKDPHTGDHKSQWEHRDGDVVKGAYTLHEADGTERVVEYSSDKHNGFQAHVKRVGHAHHPEVYGHHEAGHSYGGHGHGHASSYANGNLFQHHH; encoded by the coding sequence atGATGAAAATCACCATTGCCGCCCTCGCCCTTCTGGCCGTCGCCGTTGCAGCTTACGAGCACGAGGACTATCATTCGCATCCCAGCTACAAGTTCGAGTATGGAGTGAAGGATCCTCACACCGGAGACCACAAGAGCCAGTGGGAACATCGCGATGGAGATGTCGTCAAGGGAGCGTACACTCTGCATGAAGCCGACGGAACTGAACGTGTTGTGGAGTACTCGTCCGACAAGCACAACGGCTTCCAGGCTCATGTGAAGCGAGTGGGTCATGCCCATCACCCGGAAGTCTATGGACACCATGAGGCTGGACACTCGTACGGTGGACACGGTCATGGACATGCCAGCAGCTATGCCAACGGAAATCTTTTCCAGCATCATCATTGA
- the LOC126561062 gene encoding cuticle protein 19-like, which yields MRLEQNHHSLFVYLSKTTNLNQQNVQVFQLFLALVVLSAAVLAVDDFHAYPSYKFEYGVKDPHTGDHKSQWEHRDGDVVKGAYTLHEADGTERVVEYSSDKHNGFQAHVKRVGHAHHPEVYGQQAGYGGSYGHGYGHSYSKLSKIN from the exons ATGCGGCTTGAACAGAATCATCATTCACTTTTTGTTTACCTCAGCAAAACAACCAACCTTAACCAACAAAATGTACAAG TATTCCAGCTATTCCTTGCTCTGGTAGTATTGTCCGCTGCAGTGTTGGCTGTTGATGATTTCCATGCATATCCCAGCTACAAGTTCGAGTATGGAGTGAAGGATCCTCACACCGGAGACCACAAGAGCCAGTGGGAACATCGGGATGGAGATGTCGTCAAGGGAGCGTACACTCTGCATGAAGCCGACGGAACTGAACGTGTTGTGGAGTACTCGTCCGACAAGCACAACGGCTTCCAGGCTCATGTGAAGCGAGTGGGTCATGCCCATCACCCGGAAGTCTATGGACAACAGGCTGGTTATGGTGGTTCTTATGGTCATGGGTATGGTCATAGCTATAGCAAACTCTCGAAGATTAACTGA
- the LOC126561061 gene encoding cuticle protein 19-like: MFKFVVLTVACLAVAVSAQYWGGAGYGAEHHGHHDYYSHPSYKFEYGVKDPHTGDHKSQWEHRDGDVVKGAYTLHEADGTERVVEYSSDKHNGFQAHVKRVGHAYHPQVYGHHGGYYGGHGHGAGYSYSKLDQHF; this comes from the exons ATGTTCAAA TTCGTTGTATTAACTGTTGCCTGTCTTGCTGTGGCTGTGTCTGCCCAGTACTGGGGAGGAGCTGGATATGGTGCAGAACATCATGGCCATCACGATTATTATTCGCATCCCAGCTACAAGTTCGAGTATGGAGTGAAGGATCCTCACACCGGAGATCACAAGAGCCAGTGGGAACATCGGGATGGAGATGTGGTCAAGGGAGCGTACACCCTGCATGAAGCCGACGGAACTGAACGTGTTGTGGAGTACTCGTCCGACAAGCACAACGGCTTCCAGGCTCATGTGAAGCGAGTGGGTCATGCTTATCATCCTCAGGTCTATGGACACCATGGCGGATACTACGGAGGTCACGGTCATGGTGCAGGATACAGCTATAGTAAACTGGAtcagcatttttaa